Proteins found in one Bacillota bacterium genomic segment:
- the purF gene encoding amidophosphoribosyltransferase translates to MNFNHEINISEKPQEKCGIFAIYNYSRPGNAAMLTYLGLLALQHRGQESAGMAFKGAAGLQAIKKMGLVEQVFSRQELSMINESTILGHVRYSTTGSSSPANAQPLIARSYDQKGIALAHNGNLTNTRRLYNELLDEGHIFHTSSDTEILLTYLFRYRRLGLANAVRKTMSIAQGAYAAVVMDENQLVAFRDHLGFRPLVIGSLNGAYVLASETAALDTVGAKFLREVLPGEIVVIDSKGLTSYPPDSIQPPALCIFEYVYFARPDSVIDGRNVHLVRKAVGALLANRISAKLDMIIPSPDSGVSAAIGLAEKLNLPLEWAVHRNPYLGRTFIEPTQSEREVAVRLKFNPIAQLIKGKRVAVVDDSLVRGTTARILTSLLKNAGAKEVHLCIASPPYKNPCYYGIDIPVAEELAALNENFDRLAEVIGADSITFAEPEDLYIAVEADHDKFCTACFSGNYPERGVNKGA, encoded by the coding sequence ATGAATTTTAACCATGAAATAAATATTTCGGAAAAACCGCAGGAAAAATGTGGTATATTTGCCATCTATAACTATTCCAGGCCGGGCAATGCGGCAATGTTGACCTACCTCGGCTTGCTGGCGCTTCAGCACCGGGGTCAGGAAAGCGCCGGTATGGCTTTCAAGGGAGCTGCCGGCCTGCAGGCGATAAAAAAAATGGGTCTGGTCGAACAGGTATTTTCACGACAGGAACTCTCGATGATTAATGAAAGTACTATACTCGGCCATGTCCGCTACTCGACAACAGGATCAAGCAGCCCTGCAAATGCCCAACCCCTGATTGCCCGTTCTTACGATCAAAAAGGAATTGCTCTTGCGCATAATGGCAACCTGACCAACACCAGGCGTCTTTACAACGAACTATTGGATGAAGGGCATATCTTTCATACCTCGTCAGACACGGAGATTCTGCTAACTTACCTTTTCAGATACCGCCGACTGGGACTGGCCAATGCCGTTCGGAAAACAATGAGTATTGCGCAGGGAGCATATGCAGCGGTTGTTATGGATGAAAACCAACTGGTTGCTTTCAGGGATCACCTGGGTTTCCGTCCGCTGGTCATCGGCTCCCTCAACGGGGCATATGTTCTGGCATCGGAAACAGCTGCCCTGGATACAGTTGGGGCAAAGTTTTTGCGTGAAGTTCTTCCCGGGGAAATTGTTGTTATCGATTCAAAAGGCTTGACCTCATACCCGCCAGATAGCATACAGCCACCGGCATTGTGTATATTTGAATATGTTTACTTTGCCCGCCCTGACAGTGTAATTGATGGCAGGAATGTTCACCTGGTCCGCAAGGCAGTTGGCGCCCTGCTGGCAAACCGGATTTCAGCAAAACTGGATATGATTATCCCGTCTCCAGACTCGGGGGTTTCAGCCGCTATCGGCCTGGCTGAAAAACTTAACCTGCCGCTTGAGTGGGCGGTACACCGTAACCCCTATCTGGGGCGGACATTTATAGAACCGACTCAGAGTGAACGGGAGGTTGCAGTACGCCTTAAATTTAACCCGATTGCCCAGCTAATCAAGGGCAAGAGAGTTGCCGTAGTTGACGATTCCCTGGTCAGGGGAACTACAGCCAGGATCCTTACTTCACTGCTTAAAAATGCCGGGGCAAAAGAGGTCCACCTCTGTATTGCTTCCCCACCATATAAAAACCCGTGTTACTATGGTATAGACATACCGGTTGCCGAGGAACTGGCAGCCCTGAATGAAAACTTCGACAGGCTTGCAGAAGTGATTGGAGCAGACTCCATAACTTTTGCCGAACCTGAAGATCTCTATATTGCAGTCGAGGCCGATCATGATAAATTCTGTACCGCCTGCTTCTCAGGTAATTACCCCGAACGTGGAGTAAACAAGGGAGCGTGA
- a CDS encoding DUF4339 domain-containing protein, with protein MSTQWFYSREGNNYGPYTLEEMQYFLQTGNIYNNDLVWSEHLGEWRRVDTVPELSGSADAYGGEVIEAGSPVKAQKKKSFTKLAIIGGAALLIVVAAFILVRFIGLPFGGGDKVLISETVQPSEDAQVFGRADEIRITIPGDMLDEPADLNVTLRGNFSAAPQDAQLDDTYNITLGSYDELAGVLEIEIPYDPASIPQGVNPGDYIGALYYNEVSGEWEHVVYEVNPQKNTITIFTYHLSEFARVRRSSTDPDSPMARVRTPIYLPGSAYTADPEEIADMISSMGSGGAAGDSAIKAGWDAAAEMFGVMGPTLTFMEEVFEVGTLNTINNWMGDLGLGLAFVQLAINLDGQNPAPAVLTFTKDLGNYAIGKWGTSAMKIASVGVFAIDYSLNKFATTAIAGREQMYVDAYSRYYYRGSDYSTIPGFKVRNNVDWYKTFYKITNQAPSPEEAEKMIAEEINRYVYAFWNDTDGMTFAFSDTSQGFTYSGGSNQALEKRIAENHKAELVNSLQPVFQRLAKQIRIERQQSYYNNEVRRIGSLLNSVYTLRVTVIPSEIDGQPVSVEGMPVMIGTGRNQALWQGETDKDGIWEMKFTLLGLLNAEPTGLVVLSGLGPDGKDTMEAEFKLKEPGARVDVTFNLDEIDLTGRWEGYWVMTYCAILDENPAVAQEAAEGCEEAMGAGIVEMIQEVFRSLLNVDVPMVLEFQPTDVGDSYTGTIVIQFDQVLPDGVSADEEPQSFKAVYKDGKISFSLADQGWTTVFEGTAQGSDSISGTFNVPSGSGSTFMSGTWRAVRAGR; from the coding sequence TTGTCCACTCAATGGTTCTATTCACGGGAAGGTAATAACTATGGCCCTTATACTCTTGAAGAAATGCAGTACTTTTTGCAGACAGGCAATATTTACAACAACGATCTCGTCTGGAGTGAACACCTTGGTGAGTGGAGACGGGTGGATACAGTTCCGGAGCTTTCCGGTTCGGCTGATGCTTATGGCGGAGAAGTAATTGAAGCCGGCAGCCCTGTAAAGGCTCAAAAGAAAAAATCTTTTACCAAACTTGCTATCATCGGCGGCGCAGCACTCTTAATTGTTGTGGCCGCTTTTATTTTGGTTCGGTTTATTGGGCTGCCTTTTGGAGGCGGAGATAAAGTATTAATCTCGGAAACCGTGCAGCCCTCAGAAGATGCCCAGGTATTTGGAAGGGCAGATGAGATCCGGATCACCATTCCGGGTGATATGCTTGACGAACCTGCGGACTTGAATGTTACGTTAAGGGGTAATTTTAGTGCAGCTCCGCAGGATGCCCAATTGGACGATACATATAACATAACTCTCGGCAGCTACGATGAACTGGCCGGAGTCCTTGAAATTGAAATACCTTATGATCCGGCTTCTATTCCCCAGGGTGTCAACCCGGGAGATTATATTGGAGCCCTTTATTACAATGAAGTTTCGGGAGAATGGGAACATGTTGTTTATGAAGTTAACCCACAGAAAAACACGATAACTATTTTTACTTACCACCTATCAGAATTTGCCAGGGTGAGAAGATCTTCGACCGATCCTGATTCCCCGATGGCCCGGGTCCGCACGCCAATATACCTGCCTGGAAGCGCCTATACAGCCGACCCGGAGGAAATTGCCGACATGATCTCATCTATGGGTTCGGGTGGCGCTGCCGGTGACAGCGCGATCAAGGCCGGTTGGGACGCGGCTGCCGAAATGTTTGGTGTAATGGGGCCGACTTTGACCTTCATGGAAGAAGTATTTGAAGTTGGCACCCTGAATACGATCAATAACTGGATGGGCGATCTCGGTTTGGGTCTGGCCTTTGTTCAGTTGGCGATAAATCTTGACGGCCAGAACCCTGCTCCCGCTGTTCTAACCTTTACCAAAGACCTTGGAAACTATGCCATCGGCAAATGGGGTACTTCGGCAATGAAAATTGCTTCTGTCGGTGTCTTTGCCATCGATTACAGTTTGAATAAATTTGCCACGACGGCAATTGCCGGTAGAGAACAGATGTATGTTGATGCCTACAGTCGCTATTATTACAGAGGCTCAGACTATTCGACCATCCCCGGGTTTAAAGTCAGGAATAATGTTGACTGGTATAAGACATTTTATAAAATAACAAACCAGGCACCTTCACCCGAAGAGGCTGAAAAAATGATCGCCGAAGAAATTAACCGCTATGTTTACGCTTTCTGGAACGATACAGATGGGATGACTTTTGCCTTTAGTGATACCAGCCAGGGCTTTACCTATTCAGGGGGAAGCAACCAGGCCCTGGAAAAGCGAATTGCCGAAAACCATAAAGCCGAGCTGGTTAATTCACTGCAGCCTGTTTTTCAGCGGCTGGCCAAACAGATCAGGATAGAAAGGCAGCAGAGCTATTATAACAATGAGGTTAGAAGAATCGGCAGCTTGCTCAACAGTGTATATACACTGCGGGTTACTGTAATACCCAGTGAGATCGACGGTCAACCGGTCAGCGTTGAGGGTATGCCGGTTATGATTGGAACCGGTCGGAATCAGGCTCTCTGGCAGGGAGAAACCGATAAAGACGGTATATGGGAAATGAAGTTTACCCTGCTGGGGCTGCTAAATGCCGAACCAACCGGCCTGGTAGTTCTCTCCGGCCTCGGACCTGACGGAAAAGATACGATGGAAGCAGAATTTAAACTTAAGGAACCGGGTGCAAGAGTTGATGTAACATTCAACCTGGACGAAATTGATCTGACCGGAAGGTGGGAAGGTTATTGGGTGATGACTTACTGCGCCATCCTGGATGAAAACCCGGCGGTGGCACAGGAAGCTGCCGAAGGTTGTGAAGAGGCTATGGGCGCAGGTATTGTCGAAATGATCCAGGAAGTTTTTCGATCACTGCTAAATGTGGATGTGCCCATGGTACTTGAATTTCAACCGACCGATGTAGGAGATTCTTATACCGGAACTATAGTAATCCAGTTTGATCAGGTTTTGCCTGATGGAGTAAGTGCAGACGAAGAGCCACAAAGCTTCAAGGCAGTATATAAAGACGGCAAAATCAGTTTCAGTTTGGCAGATCAGGGATGGACTACTGTATTTGAAGGAACAGCCCAGGGCAGCGACAGTATAAGCGGAACCTTTAATGTTCCATCAGGCAGCGGTTCTACTTTTATGTCGGGCACCTGGAGAGCGGTCAGGGCGGGTCGTTAA
- a CDS encoding prolipoprotein diacylglyceryl transferase: MYPVLFEIAFAEGSTFTVGAYRFFGFLAAVYLTVFAVKHLREERLSNLKIIIVISLTIAAFLIGSRLLYLVLYLQDVIDNPSIIWQLRLANFTLYGGLLLSLITWWLATRFNKVPFMKMTDYLAPHVGISVMFMRTGCFLNGCCYGKVTTVPWGIVFPAASGSHLAQIYVSPLAMFLPPRAVHPTQFYEMGAAFIASLAAWILIKSRVKEGLAAAVFGLIFSAGRLITYYFRDFPIASDISNLIRGPLVYSLAILFFSVWIFIALNSEKRQEVV, translated from the coding sequence ATGTATCCAGTCTTGTTCGAAATAGCATTTGCTGAAGGAAGTACTTTTACTGTAGGCGCTTACCGTTTCTTCGGTTTTCTTGCTGCAGTTTATTTAACAGTTTTTGCTGTTAAGCATTTAAGAGAGGAAAGGCTTTCGAATCTGAAAATCATTATCGTAATTTCTTTGACAATCGCCGCTTTTTTAATCGGTTCACGACTGCTCTACCTGGTACTCTATCTACAGGATGTTATTGATAATCCGTCCATAATATGGCAGTTGAGGCTGGCAAACTTTACACTTTACGGGGGTCTTCTTCTTTCGCTGATCACATGGTGGCTTGCCACACGTTTTAACAAGGTGCCTTTTATGAAGATGACCGATTATCTGGCGCCTCATGTTGGTATTTCCGTTATGTTTATGAGGACCGGCTGTTTCCTGAATGGATGTTGTTACGGTAAGGTAACCACTGTTCCCTGGGGTATAGTATTTCCTGCAGCTTCCGGTTCTCACCTGGCCCAGATTTATGTTTCGCCACTGGCCATGTTCTTACCACCCAGGGCGGTTCATCCCACTCAGTTTTATGAAATGGGGGCAGCGTTTATAGCATCCCTGGCGGCGTGGATACTAATAAAAAGCAGAGTAAAGGAAGGTTTGGCTGCAGCTGTATTCGGACTGATTTTTTCAGCAGGACGTTTGATAACCTATTATTTTAGAGATTTTCCGATTGCCAGTGATATCTCTAATTTGATCCGCGGGCCTCTGGTATATAGCCTGGCAATTCTTTTTTTCTCTGTCTGGATATTTATAGCACTTAATTCTGAGAAACGGCAGGAGGTAGTATAA
- a CDS encoding glutamate synthase-related protein has product MEQRIDQPGQYSNFQPVFDLELCDGCGECAVQCTFNEIRIEPRGDRKIPVANRQACGACHRCEVMCPRRAIYIEEKPLALRKHAVWKAADLKRVHYQSSSGAVNLTGFGSDKDLPTYWDNLVFNACQVTNPSIDPQREPMETVTYLGRKALSRQEAIKSGSNGSLIKLKLPVVFAPMSYGSISLNLQKAIARTAVEKGLIWYSGEGGLHEDLYPFAGHAVLQVASGRFGVNPSYLKVARAYQIKIGQGAKPGIGGHLPGEKVLSGISQTRMIPEGSDAISPAPQHDIYSIEDLRLLIYAIKEASGYKPVCVKIAAVNNSAAIASGIVRAGADMVYIDGFRGGSGATPSIVRDNVGIPAELALAAVDQRLREEGIRNQASIIIAGGFRNSADVMKAIALGADAVAIGSTVLVTCGCHGCQRCHSGKCPWGITTNDPEISKRLDEDWAFERLSNLIDGWSHEMKEIMGLNGIYDIGSFRGNRLILRGVGLSEKELDILGIKHAGE; this is encoded by the coding sequence ATGGAGCAAAGGATTGATCAACCGGGACAGTATTCAAACTTTCAACCGGTGTTTGACCTGGAACTCTGCGATGGATGTGGCGAATGCGCGGTCCAGTGTACATTTAACGAGATCAGAATTGAACCGCGCGGCGACAGAAAAATTCCTGTGGCCAACCGCCAGGCCTGTGGCGCCTGCCACCGCTGTGAGGTAATGTGCCCGCGACGGGCTATTTATATTGAAGAAAAACCGCTCGCCCTAAGAAAGCATGCTGTCTGGAAAGCGGCTGATCTTAAAAGGGTCCACTATCAATCTTCTTCCGGGGCGGTAAACCTGACCGGTTTCGGTTCTGACAAGGACCTGCCCACATACTGGGATAACCTCGTTTTTAACGCCTGCCAGGTGACAAATCCCTCTATCGACCCCCAGCGGGAGCCGATGGAAACAGTGACCTACCTTGGGCGGAAAGCGTTATCAAGGCAGGAGGCTATCAAAAGCGGCAGTAATGGCAGTTTGATCAAGTTAAAGCTTCCGGTCGTCTTTGCCCCTATGTCTTACGGCAGTATCAGCCTTAACCTTCAGAAAGCCATTGCCCGGACGGCAGTAGAGAAAGGTTTGATCTGGTACTCCGGTGAAGGCGGACTTCATGAAGATTTATATCCTTTTGCCGGCCATGCTGTTTTACAGGTTGCATCCGGTCGTTTTGGTGTTAATCCTTCATACCTGAAAGTTGCCCGGGCATACCAGATAAAAATCGGGCAGGGCGCAAAACCCGGAATCGGGGGACACCTGCCCGGGGAAAAAGTGCTATCCGGTATATCACAGACAAGAATGATTCCGGAAGGCAGCGATGCCATTTCACCGGCACCCCAACACGACATTTATTCAATTGAAGATCTGCGCCTACTTATCTATGCTATCAAGGAAGCCAGCGGATATAAGCCGGTCTGTGTAAAGATTGCGGCAGTTAACAATTCTGCCGCCATTGCCAGCGGCATTGTCAGGGCCGGGGCCGATATGGTTTACATTGACGGATTCCGCGGAGGTTCGGGAGCAACCCCTTCCATAGTAAGAGATAATGTTGGAATTCCCGCCGAACTCGCCCTGGCAGCAGTTGACCAGCGACTTCGGGAAGAGGGAATCCGCAACCAGGCATCGATCATTATTGCCGGGGGATTCCGTAACAGCGCGGATGTTATGAAAGCAATTGCCCTCGGAGCTGATGCGGTTGCCATAGGCAGTACCGTTCTGGTTACCTGCGGCTGCCACGGCTGTCAGCGCTGCCACAGCGGAAAGTGTCCCTGGGGAATCACCACCAATGATCCCGAAATCAGCAAACGACTTGACGAAGATTGGGCATTCGAACGCTTAAGCAACCTGATCGATGGTTGGAGTCACGAAATGAAAGAAATCATGGGTTTAAACGGAATTTACGATATCGGCTCTTTCAGGGGTAACAGGCTGATCCTGCGCGGGGTCGGACTTTCAGAAAAAGAACTTGACATCCTGGGCATTAAACACGCCGGAGAATAA
- a CDS encoding DUF5050 domain-containing protein — MKEGWYYYKDGTQHGPFTWEQLWQESKSGKLNSTDQVWNQELDNWVEAGQIPGLTNIPDFVKSAPPPPAQLVKSVSVQKPEKQVTEKKTEATGPAPAKSGGKLIPIIIIAVLAVVLLSGAGIYYFLLRDTGVPAVGPDEEVVDIGPVIEEEILPPTVEEISVEEELGLNFPMGSGNAPGNISNGGIAAVEGNWVYFRSNQGGALTRSNMLTGETTLITSDSAWFINVLNDWIFYVNRDDQNHLYRIRTDGSDRSVVIADSVWFLNLVDGWLYYVNEDDAYNLYRIDTAGNNEQRLNTDYSWFLNVVDGWIYYINQSDRDTIYRISLDGSDKEQVNDVFTSGITVTEDGWIYYINEADRSRLARVRVDGTGDRMLTDHPAWFANASSGWVYYSNEADNFALYRIEADGSSSEKITADSARYNAVIGDWIYYLDFDEEDTIYKIKTDGTGRRYAEDEF; from the coding sequence ATGAAAGAGGGATGGTACTACTATAAAGATGGTACGCAGCATGGACCATTCACCTGGGAACAGTTATGGCAGGAATCGAAGTCTGGAAAACTGAATTCGACTGATCAGGTTTGGAATCAGGAGCTGGATAATTGGGTTGAAGCAGGACAGATCCCCGGTTTGACGAATATACCAGATTTTGTTAAGTCAGCTCCCCCTCCGCCTGCCCAATTGGTCAAATCGGTTTCAGTTCAGAAACCTGAAAAACAGGTCACGGAGAAGAAGACCGAGGCTACGGGGCCTGCACCTGCAAAAAGCGGCGGCAAGCTGATACCGATTATTATAATAGCTGTTCTGGCTGTAGTTCTTCTGTCAGGTGCCGGCATATATTATTTTCTGCTTAGAGATACCGGTGTACCGGCAGTTGGTCCGGACGAAGAGGTCGTCGATATTGGACCGGTGATTGAAGAAGAGATCCTCCCTCCCACAGTTGAAGAAATTTCAGTTGAGGAGGAGCTCGGTTTGAATTTCCCGATGGGATCCGGTAATGCTCCCGGTAATATATCGAATGGTGGAATTGCTGCTGTCGAAGGAAATTGGGTATATTTTCGCTCAAATCAGGGCGGTGCCCTGACCAGGAGCAATATGCTCACCGGAGAGACAACTCTGATTACTAGCGATTCAGCCTGGTTTATTAATGTCCTGAATGATTGGATCTTTTACGTCAACCGGGACGATCAAAACCATCTATACAGGATTAGAACCGATGGCAGTGACCGGTCGGTTGTCATCGCTGACAGTGTCTGGTTTTTAAACCTGGTTGATGGCTGGCTTTACTATGTCAATGAGGATGATGCTTATAACCTCTACAGGATCGATACAGCCGGTAACAACGAACAGCGACTGAATACCGATTACAGTTGGTTTTTGAATGTGGTTGATGGCTGGATTTATTACATTAACCAGAGTGATCGTGATACAATCTATAGAATAAGTCTGGATGGCAGCGATAAAGAACAGGTTAATGATGTATTTACCAGCGGGATCACTGTTACGGAAGATGGCTGGATCTATTATATTAATGAGGCTGATCGCTCAAGGTTGGCCAGAGTCAGGGTTGATGGAACCGGTGACAGAATGCTGACCGACCACCCGGCCTGGTTTGCCAATGCAAGCAGCGGCTGGGTCTACTATTCAAATGAAGCCGATAATTTTGCCCTTTACAGGATAGAGGCCGATGGAAGCAGCAGTGAAAAAATCACTGCCGATTCAGCTCGTTACAACGCAGTGATTGGTGATTGGATCTACTATTTAGATTTTGATGAAGAGGACACGATTTACAAGATCAAAACTGATGGAACCGGCAGGCGATATGCTGAAGATGAATTTTAA
- the guaA gene encoding glutamine-hydrolyzing GMP synthase, whose translation MEHFLNDQSASTREKVLILDFGGQYSMLIARRVREAGVYCELLPYTTSWNIIEELKPLGLILSGSPASVYSEDAPRCDPAIFTGGIPILGICYGMQLLAKEMGGEVKRGTRSEFGRTTFQIVELDPLFSGNVFSKEDAQCGWMSHQDEVLTPPPGFSVLARTENNTMAAIGDHARKIYGVQFHPEVFHTPGGNHVLKNFLYQVCGCSHTWTPRSFVEDAVAKIRTTVGDKEKVVCALSGGVDSSVVAFLLDQALGERSVFIFVDHGLLRLNEAEQVVKLFKERLKGQFIHINAVERFLNSLAGVTDPEEKRKIIGAEFINVFKEKALSMGDITYLAQGTIYPDVIESGTVSGAAVIKSHHNVGGLPAELGFDLIEPLRELFKDEVRLVGAELELPDSILKRQPFPGPGLAVRIIDDITSEKLDLLKKADAIFREEIINAGHSEELWQYFAVLTGVNVVGVKGDDRHYGPVIALRAVVSEDAMTADWARLPHDLLEKVSARITGEIPEVARVVYDITSKPPGTIEWE comes from the coding sequence ATGGAACATTTTTTGAATGATCAATCGGCAAGTACCCGTGAGAAGGTTCTAATCCTTGATTTCGGCGGACAGTACAGCATGCTTATTGCCAGAAGAGTGCGTGAAGCCGGGGTTTATTGTGAGCTTCTACCCTACACCACTTCCTGGAATATAATAGAAGAGTTGAAACCTTTGGGGTTGATCCTTTCCGGGAGCCCGGCCAGTGTTTACAGTGAAGATGCGCCGCGCTGCGATCCGGCTATATTTACAGGCGGCATTCCCATTTTGGGCATCTGCTACGGAATGCAGTTATTGGCCAAAGAGATGGGAGGGGAGGTTAAGAGAGGAACAAGGTCTGAGTTCGGTCGGACGACATTTCAAATAGTTGAGCTGGATCCGCTGTTCAGTGGAAATGTTTTCAGCAAGGAGGATGCGCAGTGTGGTTGGATGAGTCACCAGGACGAAGTGCTGACACCTCCACCCGGATTTTCAGTTTTGGCCAGAACAGAAAACAATACGATGGCCGCTATCGGTGATCATGCCAGAAAAATTTACGGTGTACAGTTTCACCCTGAAGTTTTTCACACACCGGGAGGTAACCATGTACTGAAAAACTTCCTTTACCAGGTTTGCGGCTGCAGCCATACCTGGACTCCCAGAAGTTTTGTAGAAGATGCTGTGGCTAAAATAAGAACAACTGTCGGCGATAAAGAGAAAGTGGTATGTGCCTTAAGCGGGGGCGTGGATTCGTCAGTGGTCGCTTTTCTGTTGGATCAGGCTTTAGGTGAAAGGTCTGTATTTATTTTTGTCGATCACGGCCTGCTCCGGTTAAACGAAGCAGAACAGGTAGTGAAGTTGTTTAAAGAGCGTTTAAAAGGCCAGTTTATTCATATTAATGCGGTTGAACGCTTTTTGAACAGCCTTGCCGGAGTAACCGATCCTGAAGAAAAGAGAAAGATTATCGGTGCCGAATTCATTAATGTTTTCAAGGAAAAAGCGCTCTCCATGGGCGATATAACTTACCTGGCCCAGGGGACCATCTATCCCGATGTTATTGAGAGTGGCACTGTCAGCGGCGCCGCCGTGATCAAGTCACATCATAACGTAGGCGGGCTGCCGGCTGAATTGGGATTTGATTTGATTGAACCTCTGCGGGAACTTTTTAAAGATGAGGTAAGGTTGGTCGGCGCTGAACTGGAACTTCCAGATTCCATATTGAAACGCCAGCCATTCCCCGGCCCCGGCCTGGCTGTTCGCATAATTGATGATATTACGTCGGAAAAACTGGATCTGCTTAAAAAGGCAGATGCAATTTTCCGGGAGGAAATTATCAACGCCGGCCATTCTGAAGAGCTCTGGCAGTATTTTGCAGTCCTGACTGGAGTAAATGTAGTCGGGGTAAAGGGAGACGACCGCCACTACGGACCGGTTATTGCCCTCAGGGCAGTAGTTTCCGAAGATGCCATGACAGCGGACTGGGCCCGGCTGCCCCACGATTTGTTGGAGAAAGTTTCAGCCAGAATAACCGGTGAAATCCCCGAAGTGGCCAGAGTGGTCTATGATATAACTTCGAAACCCCCCGGAACAATCGAGTGGGAGTAG
- a CDS encoding glutamine amidotransferase family protein gives MCGIVGLINSNRIKENGTRIKKGIHLMNDRGNGLGAGYAAYGIYPDYHDFYALHIMSTDEKSMDRAKQYIDRWFNIEHDSSIPVWSGKIIDHPLFHLFFVKPSLPPGERGSGEESDDDYVVSKCMELNKTIDGAYTCSNGKNMGVFKGVGTPLDIYDFFQLDNYEGYSWLGHNRFPTNTPGWWGGAHPFSILEWSIVHNGEISSYGINKRYLESFGYFCQLQTDSEVIAYLIDLLIRQHGLSITEATTVLAPPYWSTIERMEESEEKDKLTTLRVIYEQAMLNGPFAVLTTFDAGMFSLTDNTKLRPMTAGRHNDYTYFASEIASLYEMDNDITDIVTPRAGQPITALFNEESAGVNL, from the coding sequence ATGTGTGGAATTGTCGGTCTCATTAACAGCAACAGAATAAAGGAAAACGGCACACGAATCAAAAAGGGCATCCATCTGATGAATGATCGGGGTAATGGCCTCGGTGCAGGATACGCTGCCTACGGGATTTATCCCGATTATCATGATTTTTATGCCCTGCATATCATGAGTACGGATGAAAAATCGATGGATAGGGCAAAACAGTATATTGACCGGTGGTTTAATATTGAGCACGACAGTTCTATCCCGGTTTGGTCCGGTAAAATTATTGACCATCCTCTCTTTCATCTTTTCTTCGTCAAGCCCTCACTACCCCCGGGTGAACGTGGCTCGGGAGAAGAGAGCGACGATGACTATGTCGTCTCCAAATGTATGGAACTGAATAAGACTATCGATGGGGCGTACACGTGCTCGAATGGAAAAAACATGGGAGTGTTTAAGGGCGTGGGTACGCCTCTTGATATTTATGACTTCTTCCAGCTCGATAACTACGAAGGTTACAGCTGGTTGGGCCATAACCGCTTTCCGACAAATACCCCCGGCTGGTGGGGTGGAGCTCACCCTTTCAGCATTCTTGAGTGGTCCATCGTCCATAACGGCGAAATATCTTCATATGGCATCAACAAGCGTTACCTCGAATCTTTTGGCTATTTCTGCCAGCTTCAGACAGACAGTGAAGTTATCGCCTACCTGATTGATCTCTTGATCCGCCAGCACGGCTTAAGCATTACGGAAGCCACCACGGTTTTGGCTCCGCCATATTGGAGCACTATCGAACGGATGGAGGAGTCTGAAGAAAAAGATAAATTGACCACACTCCGGGTGATCTACGAACAGGCAATGCTGAACGGGCCCTTTGCGGTTTTAACCACATTTGACGCTGGAATGTTCAGCCTGACCGATAATACCAAGCTGCGCCCGATGACCGCAGGCCGCCATAATGATTATACCTATTTTGCCAGTGAAATCGCTTCACTGTACGAAATGGATAACGATATAACCGATATAGTTACTCCCCGGGCAGGACAACCGATAACTGCCCTCTTTAATGAAGAATCTGCCGGGGTTAATCTTTAA
- the pdxT gene encoding pyridoxal 5'-phosphate synthase glutaminase subunit PdxT yields the protein MKIGVLSVQGAVSEHLRHLERCNVEAVAVKHKESLDSVSGLILPGGESTTIGKLIEVFSLADSIRERNRKGNLAIFGTCAGMVLLAKDILDGAVNQPTLGLMDIKVKRNAFGRQRESFETDLQFNSLDTPLKAVFIRAPIIKEAADSVEILADMPEGIVAARQGNLLTTSFHPELTDDLRVHEYFIRICKNIS from the coding sequence ATGAAAATTGGAGTTCTCTCCGTTCAGGGCGCTGTCTCCGAGCACCTGAGACACCTTGAACGCTGCAATGTTGAAGCAGTTGCCGTTAAACATAAAGAAAGCCTGGATAGCGTTAGTGGTTTGATCCTCCCCGGGGGAGAGAGCACCACAATTGGCAAATTGATCGAGGTTTTCAGCCTGGCCGACTCAATACGCGAGCGGAACCGCAAAGGGAATCTGGCCATTTTCGGGACCTGCGCCGGAATGGTCCTTTTGGCTAAAGATATACTTGACGGCGCAGTAAATCAACCGACTCTCGGTTTAATGGATATCAAAGTGAAACGTAACGCTTTCGGAAGGCAGCGGGAGAGTTTTGAAACCGACCTTCAGTTTAATTCTCTTGATACACCTCTCAAGGCGGTTTTCATCAGGGCGCCGATTATAAAAGAAGCCGCCGACTCCGTGGAGATACTGGCTGATATGCCCGAGGGCATAGTTGCAGCAAGACAGGGGAACCTGCTGACCACATCATTTCATCCCGAGCTTACCGATGACCTGAGAGTTCACGAATATTTTATCAGGATCTGTAAAAATATAAGCTAA